One Deltaproteobacteria bacterium genomic region harbors:
- a CDS encoding cation transporter: protein MAHNHEHRVLNYNRAFAIGISLNVGFVVVEVVFGILSDSIALLADAGHNLSDVLGLLLAWGATLLSMRTPTHRRTYGWKSSTLLAALANAIVLLVAVGGIAWESIRRFSHPQLVEGHVVVVVAGIAISFLGWLWIDPVVGLTIAAIILIGTWRLFRESFDLVLHAVPR, encoded by the coding sequence ATGGCGCATAATCACGAACATCGTGTTTTGAATTACAACAGGGCGTTCGCAATCGGGATTTCCCTGAACGTCGGATTCGTGGTGGTGGAGGTGGTGTTCGGGATCCTTTCCGATTCGATCGCGCTGCTTGCGGACGCCGGTCACAACCTGAGCGACGTCCTCGGACTATTGCTGGCCTGGGGCGCGACCCTTTTAAGCATGCGCACTCCGACCCACCGTAGAACCTATGGCTGGAAAAGCTCGACCCTGCTCGCGGCCCTCGCCAATGCGATCGTTCTTCTGGTTGCGGTGGGAGGCATTGCGTGGGAGTCGATCCGACGATTCAGCCATCCTCAACTGGTCGAGGGGCATGTCGTTGTGGTGGTGGCGGGCATCGCGATCAGCTTCCTCGGGTGGTTATGGATCGACCCGGTAGTGGGCCTGACCATTGCGGCGATCATTCTTATCGGAACCTGGCGGCTGTTTCGGGAGTCTTTCGATCTGGTGCTGCACGCAGTGCCGCGT